From a single Callithrix jacchus isolate 240 chromosome 5, calJac240_pri, whole genome shotgun sequence genomic region:
- the EVI2A gene encoding protein EVI2A isoform X1, whose protein sequence is MPMEMEHTGHYLHLAFLMTAVFSLSPGTKANYTHLWANNITSWDSVIQNKTGRNQNENINTNPVTPDVDYKGNSTNMPETSYIVSFTSKSEQELYIPSVVSNSPSTVQSIENTSKSHGEIFKKDVCVENNNNMAMLICLIIIAVLFLICTLLFLSTVVLANKVSSLRRSKQVGKRQPRSNGDFLASGLWPAESDTWKRAKQLTGSNLVMQSTGVLTDTRERKDEEGTEKLTGK, encoded by the coding sequence ATGCCCATGGAAATGGAACACACAGGACATTACCTACATCTTGCCTTTCTGATGACAGcagttttttctttgtctcctgGAACAAAAGCAAACTATACCCATTTGTGGGCTAACAATATTACTTCCTGGGATTCAGTTATTCAAAACAAGACAGGcagaaaccaaaatgaaaacattaacacGAACCCTGTAACTCCTGACGTAGATTATAAAGGTAATTCTACAAACATGCCTGAAACATCTTACATTGTATCTTTTACTTCTAAATCTGAACAGGAGCTTTATATACCTTCTGTGGTCAGCAACAGTCCTTCAACAGTACAGAGCATTGAAAACACAAGTAAAAGTCATGGTGAAATTTTCAAAAAGGATGTCTGtgtggaaaacaacaacaacatggcTATGCTAATTTGCTTAATTATAATTGCTGTGCTTTTTCTTATCTGTACCCTTCTATTTCTATCAACTGTGGTTCTGGCAAACAAAGTCTCATCTCTCAGACGATCAAAACAAGTAGGCAAGCGTCAGCCTAGAAGCAATGGCGATTTTCTGGCAAGCGGTCTATGGCCTGCTGAATCAGACACTTGGAAAAGAGCAAAACAGCTCACAGGATCCAACCTAGTGATGCAATCTACTGGAGTGCTTACAGATacaagggaaagaaaagatgaagaaggaaCTGAAAAACTTACCGGCAAATAG
- the EVI2A gene encoding protein EVI2A isoform X2 has product MLLRSGFGNKEFQALTILAKSDSMPMEMEHTGHYLHLAFLMTAVFSLSPGTKANYTHLWANNITSWDSVIQNKTGRNQNENINTNPVTPDVDYKGNSTNMPETSYIVSFTSKSEQELYIPSVVSNSPSTVQSIENTSKSHGEIFKKDVCVENNNNMAMLICLIIIAVLFLICTLLFLSTVVLANKVSSLRRSKQVGKRQPRSNGDFLASGLWPAESDTWKRAKQLTGSNLVMQSTGVLTDTRERKDEEGTEKLTGK; this is encoded by the exons ATGTTGCTTAGGAGTGGGTTTGGAAACAAAGAATTTCAGGCCCTAACTATACTAGCTAAGTcaga CAGTATGCCCATGGAAATGGAACACACAGGACATTACCTACATCTTGCCTTTCTGATGACAGcagttttttctttgtctcctgGAACAAAAGCAAACTATACCCATTTGTGGGCTAACAATATTACTTCCTGGGATTCAGTTATTCAAAACAAGACAGGcagaaaccaaaatgaaaacattaacacGAACCCTGTAACTCCTGACGTAGATTATAAAGGTAATTCTACAAACATGCCTGAAACATCTTACATTGTATCTTTTACTTCTAAATCTGAACAGGAGCTTTATATACCTTCTGTGGTCAGCAACAGTCCTTCAACAGTACAGAGCATTGAAAACACAAGTAAAAGTCATGGTGAAATTTTCAAAAAGGATGTCTGtgtggaaaacaacaacaacatggcTATGCTAATTTGCTTAATTATAATTGCTGTGCTTTTTCTTATCTGTACCCTTCTATTTCTATCAACTGTGGTTCTGGCAAACAAAGTCTCATCTCTCAGACGATCAAAACAAGTAGGCAAGCGTCAGCCTAGAAGCAATGGCGATTTTCTGGCAAGCGGTCTATGGCCTGCTGAATCAGACACTTGGAAAAGAGCAAAACAGCTCACAGGATCCAACCTAGTGATGCAATCTACTGGAGTGCTTACAGATacaagggaaagaaaagatgaagaaggaaCTGAAAAACTTACCGGCAAATAG